GGATCGGCGTCCGAGATAGAGGGGCCAGGCGGGTTCTCGCAGCGCGTGGGCGCAGCGGGTCAGGAGGGCATCCTCGTCGGTCAGTGCCGTCACGGCGACGGTGAAGGCGGCGTCGGCCAGGTAATAGCGGTGGGAGAGCAGAGTCGCGGCGTCGCGCGGCCGTTTCCCGCCTTCGGCGGTGGTGACCGTGTGCTTGTTGCTCTTCTGTCGTTGGTCGCCGCCGACGGTGTGCAGGTCTCGCAGCAGGACACCTGGGCGATCCACTCGGATCGTGATGCGCAGGGCTGCGAGGTCGGAGATCGGCTCGGTGCGGGCGCGTCCGAGTGCGGCGGCGAGTAATCCGACAACACCGGATCGGGTGGGTACTCGGGCGGTGTCGCGTTCGGTGAAGTGGCTGTGCTCGCCCCAGGACTGTAGGGGGCCCGTCAGATGCAACAGCAGTCCGGCGGCGGGTCCGGGTGTGGACGAGGAGGTCATTCCGGAGTCTCCGCCTTCAGCGCCGCGGTCACCGCGTTGTCGATGAGTGTGTCGAATGAGGTCTCACGAACTCCGAGGTGTGCCAGGTTCACGTCGTCGGTGCTCACCCAGCTCGAGTTCAGGGCACTGCGTGATCCCAGCAGTGTGGCGGCGGCTTTGGCGTAGGAGTCGAGAGCGGCACGCGAGGGCGCGGCGTGCCCCCCGTCGCGGGCGGCGTGCACGGGCTTCTCGAAAGCGGCGGCGTAGGAGATGGGACGGTCGCGGCGGACGACGAGGTGCGCGAGGTCGGGGATGGTGTGCGGGGCTGTCGCGGTGCGCTTGGCCTGCGGGAGGGACAGCAGGAAGGCATCGAGGAACGCCGCGGTCAGGGTGCGTGCCGCGTCGAGGTCGTCACCGAGGTTGCGGAGCAGGTCGTCGAGGTCGACCGTGGCGTAGCGGTAGAAGACCCCTGCGCTGTATTCGATGGTGCCCATGTGGGCGCTGCCGGTCTCGTCTGCCCAAGCCGAAGAGACGTCGTCGACGGCGTTGAAGTAGTCCACCTCGACGTCGGTGGTGTGAGTGGTGAAGGAATGGGCGACCTGCACCGCCCCGTCGACACTCGAGTTGTCGATCTCGGCGAGCATCCTGCCGAAAAGGTTGATCACACCGTTGCGTGAGCGCAGAATGTCGCGAATCTCGGTGACGGGCAGGACGCTCTTCGTCGTCTTGCCTGTGTCCTTCGCGGCAGTGATCTCGTCGCGGTGTGCCTCGGCGAGGTCGGCCAACGACTGCACGGCCGTGGCGGGCACGTAGAGCATCGCGCTGGTGAGCAGCGGTGAGGTCGAGGTCTTCGCAGCGTCCTTGTCCTTGGGTGTCTCGGTCTTGATGCCCGATCCGGTGGCCACGTGCCTCCCGGCCTTGGCCGCGAGATCCGCGGGCCACTGCCGGGCGTCGCGAAGTTCCGCTTCGACGGCTTCGCCGATGCGTCGGGTGCGCAGCGCCTGCTCGCCGATGCGCTTCTGGAATTCGGTGCGGGCAGCTCGTTTCCAGCTTTGGCTGCTGACTCGGGTGCGCGAGGTGTTGCCGTACTGGACGGTCTTCACCGAGTTGGTGTCGTCGCGGTTGAGATTGGCGAACGGCACGCTGTGCAGCACATGCACATCGATGAAACGGCCGGGTGTCTGGGTCGGACGAGACATGGGTTCTCCTGTGGAGCGGTGGGAGTCGGGGCCGGGTCGGGTAAATGTTGCGACCGGTCAACCGGCCGTGGGGGTCGAAGGGAGTGCGGAGTCATCCGCCTTCTCCGCAGCATTACGGTCCAAGGCCCGCAGTTCGCGATAGAAGTCACGCAGCCAGCGCCGGGTGATGTCAGGGCGATAGCGAGGCCAGCGGGAGAGATCGGACAGCAGACGCGCAAAGTCGATCAACATGTCGGCGTCGGCGAGTTGGCGGACAGCGGCAGGCAGGTGCCGGATCAGCCCGGACGATGTCTGTCGGGTCAGCGTCGTCAGACGAGCCTCGGCGCTGTTCTCTCGCAGTGCCTTGTCATGCCGCTTCCCGTCTTGCGTGCGACGCGCGACTGCGACGCCGAACACCGCACCGAGGCTCCGTCCCCACCTGCTCGATGCCGTGGAGGGCGTGTCTGGATCCCACGGCCCGTCAGAGCCGGCTGCCGGGACTGCGGACACGCTCGACGGTTGATCGGTTCCGGTGACCGGTGTCTCGGCAGCGGTTGAGCTCGCGTCGTCGTCGATGTCCGGGCACAGTTTCCGTAGGTCGTCTCGGTCGAGGGAAGCGATCATCGCGGCGACCGCATAGTAGGCGGTTTCCGATTCGGGACGCGCCATGATGGCGTCGGGCAGGATGCGTGCGACGATCGCGTGCATGCGCGGCGCTTGTGGTACGGCTTTACCGAGGCCGCTGCGCAAGCTGGCCCGGGCTCCTCGGTCGGTGAGACACCTCTCGGCGATCTTGCGAACGAACGCCCGCTCGTACTCCAGCGGTTCCCGCTGAGACAAGGCTGCCGGCGTGGTCGTTGTCCTCACGTGTCGTCTCCCTCGTCGGTACCGCTCCCAGCGCCCTTCGTCTTGCGCGGGTTCTTGTCGGGGCGGCCCCTGTACAGCTCGATGCGTGCGGTCTCGACCGCCCGCGCGCCACTACGAGTGACCGTGGCGGAACGGGTCACCTCGTTGTAGGCGCGCTCGGCGATGTCGCGAAATGCCTTGACCGCTTCCGCGGCCGTGGCCGGGGTGAGATCACCTGCGGTGAGACGTCGCCAGAACTCGTCTTCGGCCGCTGGCCAGTAGCGTGCCGCGGCATCCCGTGACCAGGCGATGTCCTTGGAGTCCTGTCTCCTGCCGCCGGTGTAGGACAGCCATGCCGTCTTCGTCGCCCTGTCCAGCCTGTGACCTATCGACTCGCCTTTCTCCCGTAGGAAGCCCGCATCGCCGGCGCGCTTCGGGCTGGTCTCCTCGAACATTCCGAAGACCGGCGGCGTCGTACCGGTGACGAACTGTCGGTCCTTTGCCTGGGCATCCTGGTCGAACCCCAGAGCACGGACCCGCAAGGTGACCTCTGCTTCGTCGACGTCGGCAGCTGAAGCGAACACTTCGGGTCGGCGAGGCGCACCGGCAGTCGGTGAAGTGACGAGCAGCAACGCGTCCAAGTCCCGCCACAACGCACGATCCGACTTCGCGGGGCGCGGATAACGGTTGCCTGCGACGCTGGTCTGCCAGATCAGGTAGGCGTCCTCAGTGGGGGGTCTGGCCGTGCGGAAGGCCCAGGTGACGTAGGCGTCGGCGACGCACCGGCCAGTCGCATCCGGCAGCAAGAGCACCGCGTGCGAGGTCTGATCCGTCAATGCCGAGCACGGACCGGTGACTGCCGGTCGAGGCCCCAACGGATCGAGGAGTTCCCGACGCTCCCACGCGCACAGATCGCGCTGTGGGTCGACATCACTCGCGGGCTCGGCGAGCCCTGCCAGCAGCGACTGGAACAGGGTGGGTGCCAGCGGATGGTAAGACAGCGCAGCACGCAGCGGGCCGGCCGTGCTGTTGTGTTCCTTGGTCTGCTCCACCTGCCGAGAGGAACAGATTCCAGAAGCCCCGTAGTACCGCCACACCAGCAGGTGAAGGACCGCTTCAGCCGAGGAGACCGGCGTCCTGCGGGTGGAGTCGACACGGCTGAACCACGCGTGGTTGCCTCCTGAAGGCCGGGTGACGACAAGCTTGTCCACCCCCACAGTCGCAGGACACTGCTCCGCCAGCCTCGGGTCCTGCAGGAAGGGGCGTTCCGGGTCGTACAGGCGGAACGACGAGGCCTCGGTGTCGAAGTAACTCGATATCGCTTCGACGTCGAAATTGCCATGTTCGAGGATCTCGAGTCGACGCGTGCTCCACTTCCCGGCCCCTGACGCCGTTCCTCCGCTCTTCCGATCCAGCCCCGTGATCCTCGCCGTCAACGCGTAGAGCACGCGCCACAACGCTGATTCCGCCGGAGGGACCGTGATGGCCGGCCCGACGATCTGGTGCGCGTAGGTCAGAAGATCACACAGCCCGAGGGCTGCGCGCTGCTGCAGTTCGGCAGGCGCGGTCGGCAGCCACCGTACTGGAATCCAGGGCTCGATCCGCAGGTCGAACAGTGCAGAATCCGCCATCAACACCTTCTCAGATGAACTCGTGACCAGCCGAGCCGTCACGTTCTCAACGGGCGACTCAGCGGCTGTCGGTGAAAATTTCATGTTGCTGTTCTCGGTAGCGAGGCCCGCGCGAACGTCGGTCCTGTGTCTGATCGAGCGGGAGAGTAACAAGGTGCTCCGACAAGAACGATCACGATGGCGGAAATGAAGGGTGCACTCCGAGATCCGAGTACTCGAGGTGGCGACCACCGACCTGGCACGTCCACTGTTCACCTACTTGGCGCATCACCAGGACAGCGAGTCGCCTCAAAGTCGGGTGATCGGCCCAACCTGCCGGAACTTCGTCGTCCGTGCGGCCCGCCAGCCAAGGACCGGGCAGCGGAACGACATGACTCATGATCGAGGCGAGTTGTTGCGTCGACAACTTACCGCCATGCGCCATGGGCACGGGAAAATCGACATCGGGGCGCAACGAGGTCGTTCCGTCCGGCTGAACGAAGACACAGACCGCGCGCTCCGAGTCGGCACCCAGTCGGGTGGTGATCAGTCCTTCGTCGACCGTGTCCCCGTCGTTGCTCAGACGAGCCAGGTCCACCACGTCCTCAGGAGGCGGGATCGCGGTGAGACGGGAGAGTTGTTCCTCCGCCATGGTCTGAGCTTGATGTTCCACATCCGCGGCATACTGCTGAACTCGGGCGGCCTCGTCCAGCCGAGACCCGAAATCCTCGGCGTAGACCTCGTCGACCAACCGTTGAACATCCTCAGGGACCGAGATCCCCGTGTCGAGATTCTCACCGAGCAGGACGGACGTCCGTCGCAGCAGCGACTCGGAATAGACCGCTCCCCAACTGCGCGGCACGACGAAGACACCCTGCTCATTCCTCGGCTCGAGAACGACAAGACGCGGTCCCCCTGCCATGCCCGGCGCTCGGTCCGCTCGGTCGTGCCGATGACAGCGACCGGCCCGTTGTAAGAGCTGCGCCAACGGCGCGAGGTCGCTGATGACGAGGTCGACGTCCAGGTCCAGGGACTGTTCGACGATCGACGTCGCGATCAGCACCGAAGGACGAGGCCGGCCAGGAGTGCGCCGGTCAGTTCCAGGCTTGCCGAAGCAACGCTCCACTGCCTCGGTGATCTCGGACCGACGGAAAGCCGGATACCGAGAGTGCAGCAACCGGAGATCCTCGGCAGCGACACGACCGCTCAACCGCGCCCGCAGGAACCGGAACGTGCGCTGCGACTCCTCCACCGTCGCGCAACACACCAGGACACACCCGCCCGACTCGATCGCAGGCACCAACGCGTCTACCAACGCCGCGCGCCGGGACCCACGGGCCGGCTCGCGATCATCGGGCGCCGCCGGATCCCACGTCACCGCGCGAACGTCCAGACGCAACCGACGCGGCCGCGCGGTCTCCACCGCACGCGCCGCAGAGACATCACCCGAGGAGCCGTCCACGAACAACCATCCGGGATACCGCGGCTGCACAGCCTGCGGCTCCCGGAAACCACACCCTCGACGGTAGGCTTCCACCAAGGACGTCGCGGTCTTCCCCGCGAGGGTGGCCGACAACAGCACCACCGACGCCCCCATGGCGCCCAGCCACTCCAACAGCCGCACCAGCAGACTGTGCATCCACGGGCCGTAAGCGTGCGCCTCGTCCACGACGAAGACCTTGTTCGACAGCCCGAACAACCGAAGCGCGTTGTGCCGCACCGGCAGCACACCCGTCAACGCCTGATCGATCGTGCCGACCGACAACGGCGCCAGAATCCCACGCTCCCCGGTCCGCAACCACCGACCGGCATCCCACCGTGTCACCGAGTCCTCCGAGACGACCGCCCCGACCCCGCCTTTCGACGTCTGCTTCCAGGCACTCAACCACGCCATGCTGTGCAAGAGCGTCAACGCCTTCGGACCCCGAACCGAATCTCCAGAGAAGGCGGCGACGCGCCCGAGCATCGCATCCGCGGTCGCCATCGTCGGCAGAGCGAAATACATCCCGCTCGCACCCACCGCCCGAGCCAGCAACGACACCGCATGCAGCGCGGCCTCGGTCTTCCCGTCCCCAGTAGGCGCCGTGATCAGCAACAGCCCCTGACCCCGCACCAAAGACGGCAACTCCTGCGCCAGGCTCCGCTGCAGAGCGTTCGGCTGCGCGATATGCGGAAACTGACTAGTGAACGCGCGCCTCGCGTAGGAGACCCGCCCCAACCTCGCCGCAGCCAACACCGCCGGCGCTTCCTCCCGAGCCCGACGCCCATGCGCCCGCAACTCCGTATCGTCGGCCCGCCAGTCGGCCGGAGGCATCCGTGCCTCGATCAGGCGCTCCTGACTGGACAGCCAATCGGCGACGACGACCAACCCCGCCACCACGACCGCCACATCACCCGGCAACGGAGCAGCAGGCGCCTCCGACGACCGTGTCAACCGCCGCAGAACTCCGGCGTGCGCCCGCCGCTGCTCCCCCCAACCCCGCCTGCCCAACCCCGGCTGAACGGCTTCCCCCGCCGCAAGCAGACGCGGCTTCGGCACCTGATGAAAACAGCCATGGTGACCTCCGAGGAGCTGAGCGATCTGATGATGAACAGACTCCCGCAACGGCTTCGACACCGGGTAACCGAAGCCCGGCAACAATTCCGCCAGAACCCACTGCGTGGCGAGATCATGCTGAAGACTCTCCCGCTCAGCCCCGGCGCTCGCCGAGTAGTCGCCACTGGCTTCCAACCGAAGGTAAGACGGGCGATGCATCACTACGAACGGCGGCGTGATCTTACCGATGTCATGGAGACCTGCCCAGAAAGAGACCAGCCGCCTCATGACGGCAACCGACACACCCGCACGATCCGCCAACCGCCGACGGAAAGCCCTCGACAACACGGCATCCCACAGCGCTCCCGCCATCACCGCCGTGTCGAGAAGGTGACACACGACCGGGTAGGGCCTGGACAGGCCCTTCTCCTTACCCCACAACCGGGCGTCCAGCTGGCAACCACTCACATCAGCATGCACAGAGTCATCAAACGACACGCTACGTAGTAGATCAGCGGCCCCCGACAGGATCGTCGCTCAGATAGGCCACTGTCGATACAACTGCGAGTTCTCCCAGGTCATCGCCTTACAACGTCCACGCGCTGTTTTCTAGCTTGCCTCCATCCAGCTCACGCGAGGCGAGACGCAGATCCGTTACGCCGCTCAATCGGTGCGGACTCCCACCCCCACAGCGTCAGGATCAGGTCAGCGCTCACGTGGCGGAACACGTCGAGGTACGCAGACGAGCCGATGAGGAGTCAGCCCATCTGAGCTCGTGTGGAGCGGACACACCTCTACGCCAGGCGGACCGCAGAACTCACGGCTCACCTCCGCTCGCGCAGAGCGCACGTGCGGATGGCGTCCTTCATGCCCGCGACGTTCGGCTCACCTCCGCTTGCGCGGAGCGCACAGCCAGCCGGCCCGTTCGAGGGTTCGCAGCATCGGCTCACCTCCGCTTGCGCGGAGCGCACCCTGCCCGCCCTGTCCGGAGTTGGACGGCTCACGGCTCACCTCCGCTTGCGCGGAGCGCACAAGGGGTGTCGCGCAACCTGGCGATCACGCGGCGGCTCACCTCCGCTTGCGCGGAGCGCACGGCCTTCCCTCGGCGGGTCGCCTCGTCGAGGCGGGCTCACCTCCGCTTGCGCGGAGCGCACCGCCCGGCTGGTGGGACGGCGAAGCCCGCCGGCGGCTCACCTCCGCTTGCGCGGAGCGCACTCCAGGAACCCGGTGATCCGGCCGATCTCGGACGGCTCACCTCCGCTTGCGCGGAGCGCACATCCCGACCACACCTCCGTCCGCAGCGCGTTCCGGCTCACCTCCGCTTGCGCGGAGCGCACCGCGCCAGGGCGGTGCCGACGTCGTGATGGACCGGCTCACCTCCGCTTGCGCGGAGCGCACAGCCGGTTCTGGACGTCGATCCCGGCGTCGAACGGCTCACCTCCGCTTGCGCGGAGCGCACGGCGCACGGTCAAGGCCCGGTCCGCGTGTTGGCGGCTCACCTCCGCTTGCGCGGAGCGCACACCCCGGCCCACCCATGATCATGCCCGCCGGTCGGCTCACCTCCGCTTGCGCGGAGCGCACTTCTTGAAGACGTCCTTCGTGGGCTCCTGGATCGGCTCACCTCCGCTTGCGCGGAGCGCACTCACACGCCGCACCATCCGTGGTGACGTCAACCGGCTCACCTCCGCTTCCGCGGAGCGCACCTGCGCCCACCTGATCGCCGCGGCCTCCGGGTCCGGCTCACCTCCGCTTGCGCGGAGCGCACCGGATGCGTTCCAGCTCGGCCGCATGTCGCGTCGGCTCACCTCCGCTTGCGCGGAGCGCACGCCTGGACCTGGTCGTGATCGACTACCTGCAGCGGCTCACCTCCGCTTGCGCGGAGCGCACCGGAGCGCCTCGGGTGGGCGGAGCCCGTCGGCCGGCTCACCTCCGCTTGCGCGGAGCGCACCCCACCAGCTCATCGAGCAGCATCCGGGGCGTCGGCTCACCTCCGCTTGCGCGGAGCGCACGTGGCGGCGAGGTCGCCCACCGCGGCCGCCGTCGGCTCACCTCCGCTTGCGCGGAGCGCACAGGGCCATGACTAGGGCGACGACCGCATCGATCGGCTCACCTCCGCTTGCGCGGAGCGCACCTGCCCTGGAGTCCGAGCGCTGGCCGCGGCTCACCTCCGCTTGCGCGGAGCGCACATCGAGGGGTGGGTGTGGGACCGCATCACGCACGGCTCACCTCCGCTTGCGCGGAGCGCACGCAGCGCCAGCTCCCCGGCCTGCGGAGGCCATCGGCTCACCTCCGCTTGCGCGGAGCGCACGCCGAGCGCGGCCGCAAAATCCAACCCCCGGCCGGCTCACCTCCGCTTGCGCGGAGCGCACCCTCCCGCGAAGGAGACCCCATGTCCGTGACCCGGCTCACCTCCGCTTGCGCGGAGCGCACCGGGGTCGACGAACACGAACAGCGTGCTGGTGCGGCTCACCTCCGCTTGCGCGGAGCGCACTCGACGGTGGTGGCGATGATCGTGCGGCGCAACGGCTCACCTCCGCTTGCGCGGAGCGCACCCCTCACGCCGCAACGCCGCCGCGAAGGCGACCGGCTCACCTCCGCTTGCGCGGAGCGCACGAGCTGGTGGCCGCGGTGGTGGCCGGTGCCACCGGCTCACCTCCGCTTGCGCGGAGCGCACCAAGGGTGTCAGGAGCCCGAGTTCGACCATGGCGGCTCACCTCCGCTTGCGCGGAGCGCACTTCGCGAAGCGCCGCCTGCGCGAACGTCTCACCGGCTCACCTCCGCTTGCGCGGAGCGCACTTCTGTATCCACCGGGCGCGGTATCCGTGCGGCGGCTCACCTCCGCTTGCGCGGAGCGCACATCAACTCGAGGGCGACACCACCCGGTTCCGCCGGCTCACCTCCGCTTGCGCGGAGCGCACCCTTGCCGACCTGCACCTCTTCTACCACGTGACCAATTCGTAATGTCCTGTCAGTGCGGTTTCGGGAAGTCGCAGATCGTACTGCAGACAGATCAAGACACTCTCCGATTGATCGCCAAAGTGACAGCGCGAACGCCCACCAGACTCCACCTTAACCAGGTGGGAGTCGACGCAGACAGGAGCGGAACCGGTACCTGTGGGAGCGGTCATCTGGGAGCAGGCTGGGAGCCGCAGTGCCCTCACAGCCACACCCAACTGCGCTG
This genomic stretch from Actinoalloteichus hoggarensis harbors:
- the casB gene encoding type I-E CRISPR-associated protein Cse2/CasB, giving the protein MRTTTTPAALSQREPLEYERAFVRKIAERCLTDRGARASLRSGLGKAVPQAPRMHAIVARILPDAIMARPESETAYYAVAAMIASLDRDDLRKLCPDIDDDASSTAAETPVTGTDQPSSVSAVPAAGSDGPWDPDTPSTASSRWGRSLGAVFGVAVARRTQDGKRHDKALRENSAEARLTTLTRQTSSGLIRHLPAAVRQLADADMLIDFARLLSDLSRWPRYRPDITRRWLRDFYRELRALDRNAAEKADDSALPSTPTAG
- the casA gene encoding type I-E CRISPR-associated protein Cse1/CasA, whose product is MADSALFDLRIEPWIPVRWLPTAPAELQQRAALGLCDLLTYAHQIVGPAITVPPAESALWRVLYALTARITGLDRKSGGTASGAGKWSTRRLEILEHGNFDVEAISSYFDTEASSFRLYDPERPFLQDPRLAEQCPATVGVDKLVVTRPSGGNHAWFSRVDSTRRTPVSSAEAVLHLLVWRYYGASGICSSRQVEQTKEHNSTAGPLRAALSYHPLAPTLFQSLLAGLAEPASDVDPQRDLCAWERRELLDPLGPRPAVTGPCSALTDQTSHAVLLLPDATGRCVADAYVTWAFRTARPPTEDAYLIWQTSVAGNRYPRPAKSDRALWRDLDALLLVTSPTAGAPRRPEVFASAADVDEAEVTLRVRALGFDQDAQAKDRQFVTGTTPPVFGMFEETSPKRAGDAGFLREKGESIGHRLDRATKTAWLSYTGGRRQDSKDIAWSRDAAARYWPAAEDEFWRRLTAGDLTPATAAEAVKAFRDIAERAYNEVTRSATVTRSGARAVETARIELYRGRPDKNPRKTKGAGSGTDEGDDT
- the cas3 gene encoding CRISPR-associated helicase Cas3'; translated protein: MSFDDSVHADVSGCQLDARLWGKEKGLSRPYPVVCHLLDTAVMAGALWDAVLSRAFRRRLADRAGVSVAVMRRLVSFWAGLHDIGKITPPFVVMHRPSYLRLEASGDYSASAGAERESLQHDLATQWVLAELLPGFGYPVSKPLRESVHHQIAQLLGGHHGCFHQVPKPRLLAAGEAVQPGLGRRGWGEQRRAHAGVLRRLTRSSEAPAAPLPGDVAVVVAGLVVVADWLSSQERLIEARMPPADWRADDTELRAHGRRAREEAPAVLAAARLGRVSYARRAFTSQFPHIAQPNALQRSLAQELPSLVRGQGLLLITAPTGDGKTEAALHAVSLLARAVGASGMYFALPTMATADAMLGRVAAFSGDSVRGPKALTLLHSMAWLSAWKQTSKGGVGAVVSEDSVTRWDAGRWLRTGERGILAPLSVGTIDQALTGVLPVRHNALRLFGLSNKVFVVDEAHAYGPWMHSLLVRLLEWLGAMGASVVLLSATLAGKTATSLVEAYRRGCGFREPQAVQPRYPGWLFVDGSSGDVSAARAVETARPRRLRLDVRAVTWDPAAPDDREPARGSRRAALVDALVPAIESGGCVLVCCATVEESQRTFRFLRARLSGRVAAEDLRLLHSRYPAFRRSEITEAVERCFGKPGTDRRTPGRPRPSVLIATSIVEQSLDLDVDLVISDLAPLAQLLQRAGRCHRHDRADRAPGMAGGPRLVVLEPRNEQGVFVVPRSWGAVYSESLLRRTSVLLGENLDTGISVPEDVQRLVDEVYAEDFGSRLDEAARVQQYAADVEHQAQTMAEEQLSRLTAIPPPEDVVDLARLSNDGDTVDEGLITTRLGADSERAVCVFVQPDGTTSLRPDVDFPVPMAHGGKLSTQQLASIMSHVVPLPGPWLAGRTDDEVPAGWADHPTLRRLAVLVMRQVGEQWTCQVGGRHLEYSDLGVHPSFPPS
- the cas7e gene encoding type I-E CRISPR-associated protein Cas7/Cse4/CasC — protein: MSRPTQTPGRFIDVHVLHSVPFANLNRDDTNSVKTVQYGNTSRTRVSSQSWKRAARTEFQKRIGEQALRTRRIGEAVEAELRDARQWPADLAAKAGRHVATGSGIKTETPKDKDAAKTSTSPLLTSAMLYVPATAVQSLADLAEAHRDEITAAKDTGKTTKSVLPVTEIRDILRSRNGVINLFGRMLAEIDNSSVDGAVQVAHSFTTHTTDVEVDYFNAVDDVSSAWADETGSAHMGTIEYSAGVFYRYATVDLDDLLRNLGDDLDAARTLTAAFLDAFLLSLPQAKRTATAPHTIPDLAHLVVRRDRPISYAAAFEKPVHAARDGGHAAPSRAALDSYAKAAATLLGSRSALNSSWVSTDDVNLAHLGVRETSFDTLIDNAVTAALKAETPE
- the cas5e gene encoding type I-E CRISPR-associated protein Cas5/CasD, whose translation is MTSSSTPGPAAGLLLHLTGPLQSWGEHSHFTERDTARVPTRSGVVGLLAAALGRARTEPISDLAALRITIRVDRPGVLLRDLHTVGGDQRQKSNKHTVTTAEGGKRPRDAATLLSHRYYLADAAFTVAVTALTDEDALLTRCAHALREPAWPLYLGRRSCPPSLPLFLGLFPDPLCHLVNLPLARPQPSDEEEQVHVDAHADTPLDGLPVGRDDEDQPAGVQVPDEPVGDIGDDPISFDPGDRRYRSRDRYTRRLRLPATQCAGLGVDYLTAVTHYLEAHPGTKASR